Proteins encoded in a region of the Vicia villosa cultivar HV-30 ecotype Madison, WI linkage group LG5, Vvil1.0, whole genome shotgun sequence genome:
- the LOC131602976 gene encoding sodium/hydrogen exchanger 8-like, giving the protein MDELLLTEESLVAYRIMEDKLSLSSSLSASAPSSLSENNHSNPSDAVIFFGLSLALGIACRHLLRGTRVPYTVALLILGIALGSLEYGTHHQLGKIGDGIRLWSEIDPELLLAVFLPALLFESSFSMEVHQIKRCIAQMILLAGPGVVISTVFLGTVLKLTFPYDWSWKTSLLLGGLLSATDPVAVVALLKDLGASKKLSTIIEGESLMNDGTAIVVYTLFYRMVLGETFNSVAIIKFLAKVSLGAVGIGLAFGIVSVLWLGFIFNDTVIEISLTLAVSYIAYYTAQESADVSGVLTVMSLGMFYSAFARTAFKGESQQSLHHFWEMIAYIANTLIFILSGVVIAEGVLSDDAVFHHGKSWVYLVLLYAYVQVSRCIVVGALFPFLRYFGYGLDWKEASILVWSGLRGAVALSLSLSVKRSSGRSIELTPETGTMFVFFTGGIVFLTLIINGSTTQFILHFLGMNKLSSAKRRILEFTKYEMVNKALEAFGELGDDEELGPADWPTVKRYISCLNDIEGERVHPHGPSESNSNLDPMNLKDIRIRLLNGVQAAYWEMLDEGRITQTTANILMLSVEESIDLASSEPLCDWKGLKANVSIPNYYKFLQSSMFPPKLVTYFTVERLESACYICAAFLRAHRIARQQLHDFIGDSGVASAVINESVVEGEEARKILEHVNLTYPQVLRVVKTRQATYIVLNHLLEYVQNLEKAGILEEKEMLHLHDAVQTDLKKLLRNPPLVKLPKISNIHPMLDALPPSVRGPLVSGTKETMKLRGLTLYKEGVKSNGIWLISNGVVKLESKMIQSKHPFYPTFTHGSTLGLYEVLSRRAYICNVVTDSVVFCLFVEASKIISCLESDPSMEDFLWQESVIFLSKLLLPQIFEKLTVKDLRTLIAERSEMKMYIRGETIEIPYHSVAFLLEGYVKTQGCQELVNAPAALVPSPGNRSFQNLSVSGTKEASFIHQGSCYLVETRARVIVFDIAAFETDAALAKKSSSRLSHVADHPHRSFRIEHSGLMSWPEHFYSQNQHKLSSEQQTNSLSARAMQLSIYGSMVDIPRPGRSLSTNRTRPSLQSLSYPTIVPHQGRRPLVSAKSEGAATDKKNIGVKWITQDVTNLPSQSTDRRVHHEDDSSDDSAVEEDIIVRIDSPSTLSFRQS; this is encoded by the exons ATGGATGAGCTCCTGTTGACGGAAGAATCACTGGTTGCTTACAGAATCATGGAGGACAAACTATCACTTTCCTCTTCCCTTTCTGCTTCTGCtccttcttcactttcagagAACAACCATTCCAATCCATCCGATGCAGTTATTTTCTTCGGTCTCAGTCTTGCTCTTGGAATCGCTTGCAGACACCTTTTGCGTGGGACCAGAGTTCCTTATACTGTTGCTTTGCTCATCCTTGGCATTGCTCTTGGATCATTAG AATATGGTACTCATCATCAGCTGGGAAAGATCGGGGATGGAATTCGGCTTT GGTCAGAGATTGATCCAGAGCTTCTGTTGGCTGTTTTTCTTCCTGCTCTCCTTTTCGAGAGCTCATTCTCAATGGAAGTTCACCAAATTAAG AGGTGTATTGCACAAATGATCTTACTAGCTGGTCCAGGTGTTGTGATTTCGACCGTTTTTCTTGGAACTGTTTTGAAG CTTACTTTTCCATATGACTGGAGTTGGAAAACATCGCTGTTGCTTGGGGGACTTCTGAGTGCAACTGATCCGGTTGCTGTTGTGGCCTTGTTGAAAGACCTTGGTGCCAGCAAAAAATTAAGTACAATAATTGAAGGGGAATCCTTGATGAATGATgg GACGGCTATTGTGGTTTATACCCTTTTCTATCGGATGGTTCTTGGAGAGACCTTCAACTCGGTTGCCATAATCAAATTTCTCGCAAAAGTTTCACTTGGAGC TGTAGGAATTGGCCTTGCTTTTGGGATTGTGTCTGTTTTATGGCTTgggtttatttttaatgatacaGTGATAGAGATTTCTCTAACACTTGCTGTTAGCTACATTGCTTACTACACT GCTCAAGAGAGCGCGGATGTTTCTGGTGTTTTGACAGTGATGTCATTGGGAAT GTTCTATTCTGCATTTGCAAGGACAGCTTTTAAGGGTGAAAGTCAACAAAGCTTACATCACTTTTG gGAAATGATTGCTTATATCGCTAATacattaattttcattttaag TGGAGTTGTTATAGCTGAAGGAGTACTTAGTGATGACGCAGTTTTCCATCATG GAAAATCATGGGTCTACCTCGTACTTCTCTATGCATATGTTCAAGTGTCTCGATGCATTGTAGTTGGAGCATTATTTCCCTTTCTAAGATACTTTGGATATGGTTTGGATTGGAAAGAAGCTAGTATTCTTGTCTGGTCAGGGTTACGAGGAGCAGTTGCGCTGTCACTTTCTCTATCGGTTAAG CGTTCAAGTGGAAGATCAATTGAATTGACTCCAGAAACGGGAACAATG TTTGTTTTCTTCACCGGTGGAATTGtgtttttaacacttataataAATGGTTCAACCACACAGTTCATATTACACTTCCTTGGCATGAATAAGTTATCATCAGCTAAG AGACGTATCCTTGAATTTACAAAGTATGAAATGGTTAACAAAGCATTAGAGGCTTTTGGTGaacttggagatgatgaggaactcGGGCCCGCTGACTGGCCCACAGTGAAGAGATATATTTCATGCTTAAATGACATTGAAGGTGAACGTGTTCATCCGCATGGTCCATCTGAAAGTAATAGTAACTTAGATCCTATGAATTTGAAAGACATACGAATACGCCTTCTGAATG GTGTCCAAGCTGCTTACTGGGAAATGCTTGATGAAGGGAGAATCACCCAAACAACAGCTAATATCCTAATGCTATCAGTGGAGGAATCAATAGATTTGGCTTCATCTGAGCCCCTATGTGACTGGAAAGGTTTAAAAGCTAATGTTAGCATCCCAAATTACTACAAGTTCCTCCAGTCAAGTATGTTCCCACCTAAATTAGTTACATACTTCACTGTGGAAAGGTTGGAGTCAGCATGTTATATCTGTGCTGCATTTCTTCGTGCCCACAGAATTGCTCGACAACAATTACACGACTTCATAG GTGACAGTGGCGTTGCTTCTGCTGTCATCAATGAAAGTGTTGTGGAGGGAGAAGAAGCACGAAAGATCCTAGAACATGTTAATTTAACATACCCACAG GTTTTACGTGTTGTAAAGACAAGGCAAGCAACATATATAGTACTAAATCATTTACTTGAATATGTTCAAAACCTTGAGAAGGCTGGGATattggaagagaaagagatgcTACACCTTCATGATGCTGTCCAG ACTGATTTGAAGAAATTGCTCAGAAACCCTCCTTTGGTTAAGCTGCCTAAAATAAGTAATATACATCCTATGTTGGATGCTCTGCCACCTTCAGTCCGGGGACCGCTTGTAAGCGGTACAAAGGAAACGATGAAATTGCGTGGCTTGACCCTTTATAAGGAAGGTGTCAAATCGAATGGTATTTGGTTAATTTCTAATGGAGTGGTGAAG TTGGAAAGCAAGATGATTCAAAGCAAGCACCCATTTTATCCAACTTTTACTCATGGGAGCACATTGGGTCTTTATGAAGTGCTGAGTCGAAGAGCGTATATTTGTAATGTTGTCACAGACTCGGTCGTATTCTGCCTTTTTGTTGAAGCAAgtaagataatttcatgtctcgaATCCGACCCTTCAATGGAAGACTTCCTGTGGCAG GAAAGTGTTATTTTCCTTTCAAAACTATTGCTTCCCCAGATATTTGAGAAACTAACTGTGAAAGATTTAAGAACTCTCATTGCTGAAAGATCTGAAATGAAGATGTATATAAGAGGGGAAACAATTGAAATCCCTTATCATTCAGTTGCATTCTTACTAGAAGGATATGTCAAAACGCAAGGTTGTCAAGAACTGGTAAACGCACCAGCGGCTCTGGTTCCTTCGCCTGGGAATCGAAGCTTCCAAAATTTGTCAGTGTCAGGTACTAAGGAAGCTAGTTTTATTCATCAAGGATCTTGTTATCTGGTTGAAACTAGAGCAAGGGTAATTGTGTTTGACATTGCTGCGTTTGAGACTGATGCTGCCCTTGCTAAAAAGTCAAGTTCACGGTTATCACATGTCGCGGATCATCCTCATAGATCTTTCCGTATAGAACATAGTGGTCTTATGAGTTGGCCTGAACATTTCTACAGTCAGAATCAGCATAAACTGAGCTCTGAACAACAAACCAATAGTTTGTCTGCAAGGGCTATGCAGCTGAGCATATATGGGAGCATGGTGGACATCCCTCGTCCGGGTAGAAGTTTGTCAACCAATCGCACTAGACCATCACTTCAAAGTTTGTCGTATCCAACCATTGTGCCACATCAAGGTCGTCGTCCACTTGTTTCAGCCAAATCAGAAGGAGCAGCAACTGACAAAAAGAACATTGGAGTGAAGTGGATCACGCAAGATGTTACAAACCTCCCTTCGCAAAGCACGGATCGGAGAGTACATCATGAAGATGATTCAAGTGATGATTCTGCTGTTGAAGAAGATATTATTGTGCGGATTGATTCACCAAGCACGCTATCTTTTCGCCAGTCTTAA
- the LOC131605667 gene encoding protein FAR1-RELATED SEQUENCE 5-like — translation MTRDRKKCACLFKLRVSCRINDLWRFSVICGLHNHTLETKLHGHPIACRLSRQEKDVISELSIIKVAPRNILADLKRKKLNIVSNIKQVCNEHYNLKVEKMGLRSEIQHLLKLLGDNQYVSSFRTCEDNVTVRDIFWTHPKSIKMLNAFPTVLVIDSTYKTNKYRFPLLEIIGMTSMDKTYSVGFAFLECEKEDNFTWALGICKTLLVDQNNMPRVIVTDQDTLSVSYKLKCEI, via the coding sequence ATGACACGGGATCGAAAAAAGTGTGCGTGCCTGTTTAAGTTGCGTGTATCTTGTAGAATTAACGATTTGTGGCGTTTTAGCGTCATTTGTGGACTTCATAATCACACATTGGAAACTAagctacacgggcatccaattgcGTGTCGGCTGTCCCGCCAAGAGAAGGATGTTATTTCAGAATTATCGATAATCAAAGTTgcgccgagaaacatacttgccgatttgaagcggaaAAAACTAAATATTGTTTCAAATATCAAACAGGTATGCAATGAACATTACAATCTTAAAGTTGAGAAAATGGGTCTGAGGTCCGAAATACAACACCTTTTGAAACTTTTGGGTGATAAccaatatgtttcaagcttcAGAACTTGTGAGGACAATGTTACCGTTCGtgacatattttggactcatcccaaAAGTATTAAGATGCTCAACGCATTTCCAACCGTCCTTGTAATTGATTCGACGTACAAAACCAACAAGTATAGGTTTCCGCTTCTAGAAATTATTGGTATGACCTCCATGGACAAGACATATTCGGTTGGATTTGCTTTTTTGGAATGTGagaaagaagacaactttacatgggctttgggaatatgtaaGACTTTATTGGTTGATCAAAATAATATGCCTAGAGTCATCGTTACCGACCAGGATACTTTGTCGGTATCATATAAGCTCAAATGTGAGATCTAA